From Xiphophorus hellerii strain 12219 chromosome 6, Xiphophorus_hellerii-4.1, whole genome shotgun sequence, the proteins below share one genomic window:
- the LOC116721889 gene encoding leucine-rich repeat extensin-like protein 5, whose amino-acid sequence MAWPVPVSEPSGPVSGFSAPSELPSSSEFPSVPSKLPSVPSELPSVSSELPSVPNVSSSPPSAPPENQPPSAPPDSPRDSLSPPPVARSLRRRRLASVPTLTSGPASRGPAPAPTLPAGPTFGSFLCLRPPLSGPRLIWCHRAVSVFTPHLLVPIPSATDILRTSPVGSASSTMDVLRTSSGAADACRTSHATDACRTFPTGSISCAFAHPDGLFSVVFGLMAPSCVSAHPVGLFFVVIWTLAPRLAPLHPPLLCFVFQTLSPTLYSSCPSVAFS is encoded by the coding sequence ATGGCGTGGCCTGTCCCCGTAAGTGAGCCTTCAGGCCCAGTTAGTGGGTTCTCGGCCCCTTCAGAGCTTCCTAGTTCCTCCGAGTTTCCTAGCGTTCCCTCCAAGCTCCCTAGCGTTCCCTCCGAGCTCCCTAGCGTCTCCTCCGAGCTCCCTAGTGTTCCCAATGTTTCCTCGTCACCCCCTAGTGCTCCTCCCGAGAACCAGCCTCCTAGTGCTCCTCCAGATTCTCCCAGAGACTCCTTGTCGCCGCCTCCTGTGGCCCGGTCCCTGCGCCGACGTCGCCTGGCCTCTGTGCCGACGTTGACCTCCGGACCAGCCTCCAGGGGCCCGGCCCCAGCACCGACGTTGCCCGCTGGACCCACATTCGGCTCCTTCCTGTgtctccgcccacccttgtcaggtcctcgtctcatttggtGTCATCGTGCTGTCTCTGTCTTTACGCCGCACCTCCTGGTTCCCATCCCCAGCGCCACGGACATCCTCCGGACCTCCCCCGTGGGTTCCGCCTCCAGCACCATGGACGTCCTCCGGACCTCCTCTGGCGCCGCGGACGCCTGCCGGACCTCCCACGCGACGGATGCCTGCCGGACTTTCCCCACGGGTTCCATCTCCTGTGCCTTCGCCCACCCTGATgggttgttttctgttgtttttggactcatGGCTCCTTCCTGTGTCTCCGCCCACcctgttgggttgttttttgttgttatttggaCTCTAGCCCCCCGTCTTgcgcccctccacccacccttgttgtgttttgtttttcagactttGAGCCCTACACTGTATTCGTCCTGTCCTTCTGTGGCTTTTTCATAG